A single window of Ananas comosus cultivar F153 linkage group 19, ASM154086v1, whole genome shotgun sequence DNA harbors:
- the LOC109725249 gene encoding E3 ubiquitin-protein ligase CIP8-like: MAEVADLFFLPFDEIYGEEQVDDQDYYYHNETLDLVALDSSAFPVLDSADDMGSDYLGIGLGLGGFAYEARRSFAPPASLREPLDPCAGEGEGLRVVVGFDSDSDSVVSLNAGGPESPLCWNSLRIDEERATDRAEELDWEEVDGGHAYDREVEVLSMLVGSAEEDGSTRRGESDDDDGHSHDDLDAGRSIDWEVLLAVDASGRNPAQQVFEEDEDEDLLNTSEYEILTGQLAGYYDRSGRMGSPPAARSVVESLPVVVLTGEDSLVCAVCKDEMSLQEHVARLPCSHDYHRQCILPWLAIRNTCPVCRYELPTDDPEYENWRARRGAGLETARDGYDLESFSAI, encoded by the coding sequence atggctGAGGTCGCCGACCTCTTCTTTCTCCCCTTTGATGAGATCTACGGCGAGGAACAAGTCGACGATCAAGATTACTACTACCACAACGAAACCTTAGATCTCGTCGCTCTCGATTCCTCCGCCTTCCCCGTCCTCGACTCCGCCGACGACATGGGATCCGACTACCTCGGCATCGGCCTAGGGTTAGGCGGGTTTGCTTACGAAGCCCGCCGCTCTTTCGCCCCTCCCGCCTCCCTGCGCGAGCCCCTCGATCcctgcgcgggcgagggcgaggggcTGCGGGTGGTCGTCGGATtcgattcggattcggattcggtcGTCAGCTTGAACGCCGGCGGTCCAGAGTCGCCGCTGTGCTGGAACAGCCTCCGGATCGACGAGGAACGGGCTACCGACCGCGCGGAGGAACTGGATTGGGAGGAGGTCGATGGCGGGCATGCCTATGATAGGGAGGTGGAGGTCCTCAGCATGCTGGTCGGATCGGCGGAAGAGGACGGGTCCACGCGGAGAGGAGAATCGGATGACGACGACGGCCACAGCCACGATGATCTTGATGCGGGTCGGAGCATCGACTGGGAGGTTCTTCTTGCAGTGGACGCCTCCGGACGGAACCCTGCACAACAAGTTTTCgaagaggacgaggacgaggatcTTCTGAATACTTCGGAGTACGAGATCTTGACCGGGCAGCTTGCGGGATACTACGACCGCTCAGGCAGGATGGGCAGCCCGCCGGCGGCGAGGTCGGTGGTGGAGAGCCTCCCGGTGGTCGTCCTGACTGGGGAAGATAGCCTTGTCTGTGCGGTCTGCAAGGATGAGATGTCCTTGCAGGAGCACGTCGCGCGGCTGCCGTGCTCGCATGATTACCATCGCCAGTGCATCCTTCCATGGCTCGCCATCCGGAACACGTGCCCTGTCTGCCGCTATGAGTTACCCACCGACGATCCGGAGTACGAGAATTGGAGGGCTCGCAGGGGGGCGGGACTGGAGACGGCAAGGGACGGGTATGACTTGGAATCATTTTCTGCGATTTAG